The Oncorhynchus tshawytscha isolate Ot180627B linkage group LG32, Otsh_v2.0, whole genome shotgun sequence genome includes a region encoding these proteins:
- the LOC112230234 gene encoding nuclear distribution protein nudE homolog 1 isoform X2: protein MGEPKTPTFGSIEEELSFWKERSDKHQQRAEEAQEELQEFQQMSRDYEAELETELKQCEARNRELLSNNNRLRMELENIQEKYEAQHSEAFRQISLLEGDLEETTAVKDQLQKYIRELEQSNDDLERAKRATIMSLEDFEQRMNHVIERNAFLESELDEKENLLESVQRLKDEARDLRQELAVQQVQERRPPSSLSKEKDRTESSSRSTIPTTPSKPLGTFPATPASSIRRGDNLTGTPLTTSARISALNIVGELLRKVGNLESKLASCRDFVYDTSPKRSALPSCPGTPSAIEGGTEIQACSMSPPHYDRIPN, encoded by the exons ATGGGCGAGCCCAAGACGCCCACATTTGGGTCCATAGAAGAAGAGCTGAGTTTCTGGAAGGAGCGGTCAGACAAACACCAGCAAAG GGCTGAGGAGGCACAGGAGGAGTTGCAGGAGTTCCAGCAAATGAGTAGGGACTATGAGGCTGAGCTTGAGACTGAGCTGAAGCAGTGTGAAGCACGGAACAGAGAACTACTGTCCAACAACAACCGGCTACGCATGGAACTGGAGAACATCCAG GAGAAGTACGAGGCGCAGCACTCTGAAGCGTTTAGGCAGATCTCATTGTTGGAGGGAGACCTGGAAGAGACCACAGCGGTCAAGGATCAACTCCAGAAGTACATCAGAGAGCTGGAGCAGTCCAATGACGACCTGGAGAGGGCCAAGAG GGCGACCATCATGTCCCTGGAGGACTTTGAGCAGAGGATGAACCACGTGATCGAGAGGAACGCCTtcctggagagtgagctggacGAAAAGGAAAACCTTCTGGAGTCTGTCCAGAGACTAAAGGATGAGGCCagag ATTTACGACAGGAGCTAGCTGTACAGCAGGTCCAGGAGCGACGCCCCCCCAGTAGCCTCTCTAAAGAGAAAGACAGGACCGAATCATCGTCACGCTCCACCATACCGACCACCCCCTCCAAACCACTTGGTACATTCCCAGCAACCCCAGCCTCAAGCATTCGTCGAG GGGATAACCTAACAGGGACTCCACTGACTACGTCGGCTCGCATATCTGCACTCAACATCGTCGGGGAGCTCCTAAGAAAAGTTGGG AACCTGGAGTCCAAGTTGGCGTCTTGTCGAGACTTCGTATACGACACGTCTCCGAAAAGATCGGCTCTTCCGTCGTGTCCCGGTACCCCCTCTGCTATAGAGGGAGGCACAGAGATCCAGGCCTGCAGCATGAGCCCTCCACACTACGACAG GATTCCCAATTAG
- the LOC112230234 gene encoding nuclear distribution protein nudE homolog 1 isoform X1 yields the protein MGEPKTPTFGSIEEELSFWKERSDKHQQRAEEAQEELQEFQQMSRDYEAELETELKQCEARNRELLSNNNRLRMELENIQEKYEAQHSEAFRQISLLEGDLEETTAVKDQLQKYIRELEQSNDDLERAKRATIMSLEDFEQRMNHVIERNAFLESELDEKENLLESVQRLKDEARDLRQELAVQQVQERRPPSSLSKEKDRTESSSRSTIPTTPSKPLGTFPATPASSIRRGDNLTGTPLTTSARISALNIVGELLRKVGNLESKLASCRDFVYDTSPKRSALPSCPGTPSAIEGGTEIQACSMSPPHYDSLVKRLEFGPAPPRGVSSHGSQSPSGGVKILL from the exons ATGGGCGAGCCCAAGACGCCCACATTTGGGTCCATAGAAGAAGAGCTGAGTTTCTGGAAGGAGCGGTCAGACAAACACCAGCAAAG GGCTGAGGAGGCACAGGAGGAGTTGCAGGAGTTCCAGCAAATGAGTAGGGACTATGAGGCTGAGCTTGAGACTGAGCTGAAGCAGTGTGAAGCACGGAACAGAGAACTACTGTCCAACAACAACCGGCTACGCATGGAACTGGAGAACATCCAG GAGAAGTACGAGGCGCAGCACTCTGAAGCGTTTAGGCAGATCTCATTGTTGGAGGGAGACCTGGAAGAGACCACAGCGGTCAAGGATCAACTCCAGAAGTACATCAGAGAGCTGGAGCAGTCCAATGACGACCTGGAGAGGGCCAAGAG GGCGACCATCATGTCCCTGGAGGACTTTGAGCAGAGGATGAACCACGTGATCGAGAGGAACGCCTtcctggagagtgagctggacGAAAAGGAAAACCTTCTGGAGTCTGTCCAGAGACTAAAGGATGAGGCCagag ATTTACGACAGGAGCTAGCTGTACAGCAGGTCCAGGAGCGACGCCCCCCCAGTAGCCTCTCTAAAGAGAAAGACAGGACCGAATCATCGTCACGCTCCACCATACCGACCACCCCCTCCAAACCACTTGGTACATTCCCAGCAACCCCAGCCTCAAGCATTCGTCGAG GGGATAACCTAACAGGGACTCCACTGACTACGTCGGCTCGCATATCTGCACTCAACATCGTCGGGGAGCTCCTAAGAAAAGTTGGG AACCTGGAGTCCAAGTTGGCGTCTTGTCGAGACTTCGTATACGACACGTCTCCGAAAAGATCGGCTCTTCCGTCGTGTCCCGGTACCCCCTCTGCTATAGAGGGAGGCACAGAGATCCAGGCCTGCAGCATGAGCCCTCCACACTACGACAG